Within the Flavobacterium sp. 9R genome, the region CTGATGACAAGGGTGAATTCACCATCAAGAATTTGGCTTTAAAAAGCTATACTATCGAAATTCAATACATCGGATTTAGAAAATACATCGGGTCAGCCATTTTAAGCGAAAACAAAAAAGAAGCTACTTTTAAAGTTAGTTTAGAAGAAGAAGCGACGCAATTGAAAGGCGTAAACATCGTAAGCGAACGCTCTACAATCGAACAAAAAATCGACCGAAAAGTAATCACTGTTGGAAAAGATTTGACCACGGCAGGCGCTTCGGCTTCTGACATTATGAACAATATTCCCTCAGTAAATGTGGATCAAGACGGAAAACTATCGTTGCGTGGCAATGAAAATGTTCGTGTCTTAATTGACGGTAGACCAACCAACATTGACCCAGCGCAATTGCTAAAACAAATCCCATCGACTTCTATCAAAAAAATAGAATTGATTACCAATCCGAGTGCCAAATACAATCCTGAAGGAATGTCGGGTATCATCAATATCATCTTGCACAAAAATGCTAATACTGGTTTTAACGGAAGCTTTAGCGGTGGAATTACCTTTGGTGAAACTGCCAAATACAACCAATCTTTGGATATGAATTACAAAGTTGGCAAAGTAAATTTCTTTGGTAACGGAGGACGCAACTTTGGTACTTATTTCAACGATGGAAAAATCGCGAGATTGGATCAAGATCTAGTGCAAAGATTAGATATTTCGAATGAAAATGATTCATTTTTATACAAAGTAGGAATGGACTATTTGATCAACGACCACAATACCTTGTCATTTTACACCACCCAAAACAAAGCGGATGGAACTGGAAATGTAAACACCAATATTGACTACAACAACGGAGGAACGATTGACAGAATTCTTCAAAAATCCACTTACGAAGGACCCAATCAAACCGGAACTTACAACTTGGCGTACAAGCATATTTTCAAAAAAGAAGGCCACACACTTGATGTAGAAGCCAACTTTAACGATTACAAAGAAACCCAAAGAGCGAGTTTTGATACCGAAACGACTACGACTAACAATTCAAACAGCACTGTTTTTTTCAAAGACAATATCAAAGACGCTCAAAAACTAAGCACGTTCAACATTGATTACGTTAATCCAATTGACGAAAAATCAACACTTGAAGCTGGTGCCGAAGCCAGAATCACGAGAACAGAAAACAACTACAGCACCGGAAATCCATTAGTAGCTCCAGCTGATCAACAATCGAATTACACTTACGATATTGACATTTATTCTGCCTATGCCACTTTTGGTCAAAAATTCAAAAATATTAGTTACCAAGTGGGAGCCCGTTTTGAAAGTTATAAAGTAGCAGCCAACTTGAACAGAGGAAAAACCACCTTTGATGACGATTACATTACAGTGTATCCTTCTGCGTATTTGACTTATAATTTGAATGAGAAAAATACGTTGCAATTGAGCTATAGCCGTCGTGTGGACCGCCCAGGTTTAGAACAAACCAAACCTATTCGTGAATTTGCAACTCCTTTGGTGACTTCTTTTGGAAATCCAGAATTATTGCCTCAATTCACCAATTCGATTGAAGTGAATTACACCAAAGTTTTAACAAAAGGAAGCATTACCGCTGGGGTGTTCGTGAGAAGCATCAACGACCAAATCAGCCGTATCTTATACCCTGACGAAAATGATCCAAGTGGACAAAGACAGATTTTGACCTACACCAACTTCGACAACAATACGGCTTCTGGATTTGAAGTGTCTGCCAATTATAAAATCACCAAATGGTGGGACATACAGCCAGCTATTGATTTTTCGAGCATCAAACAACAAGGTGTGGTTTTCCAATTCAATCCAACTACCAACACTAGCAAACCTTTGGAAAGAAATGTGACTGTTTCAGCTTTCAATGGTCGATTGAACTCTAACTTCAAAGCCAACAAACGCTTAAGTTTTTTACTTTTCGGATTCTACAGAGGAAGTGTGGATGGATTGCAAAACAACAGCAAAGAAATGTACAAAATTGACAGTGGTGCGCGCTATACTTTGCTAGACAACAAAATGAACATTAGTGTGCGTTTCAACGATATGTTCAACACTATGCGTTATGCTTTTGATGCTGAATATCCTTATCCGCAAACTGGAGAATTTACTTGGGAAAGCCAAACAGTATACTTGGGTGTAACCTACGGTTTTGGTGGTGGAAAAAACAAAAGTCTACAACGCAAACAAAGAGACGACAACACGAATAAAGGAGGCGGAGGTATGTTTTAACCCAGAATCCTTTCCTTATTTTTTATTTTACTTGTAGAAAAAGAACCCCTAGAGACTGCCAACTCTAGGGGTTCTTTGTTTTGAAATGAGAAGTATAAAACAATAGTTACAATCTCATTTACTATTTAGTTCTCTTGATTTTGATTGGATTTTGTCTAGTATCAAAAACATCAACTACTTCAATCGTATTCAGTTGACTATTGACGAAATAAATGATTTTATAATTTTTAAAAACTATATATCGAAACTCCTTATCACTATTTTTCAACAATTCTTCCTCTTGTCCAATTGTCGGTTGAAGCTTTAACCTCAACGTTTCATTTACAATTCCCGTGACAAGTTTTCTAGCAATAGCAACACTGGCTTTGTCTTTGTAGTATTCAAAAATATTTTTCAACTCATTCTTAGAAAAATCGGTCCACTTGACTTTTAACTCCATTTTTCAATTTCTGTTAAAAGGTCATTCGCATCTGTTACTTTACCATTTTTAACATCTTCCAAAGACTTATTAATTCTTTTATGAAATTCATCTACTGTCATTGGATTCAGTTCTTCCTCATTCGCAGCTGTGTTCCTAAGCAACTTTTCAAATTGAGCAATCGTTTTCTCACTCTCTAATTTTAGAAAGTCTTGGATGAAATTTAATTTTCGTGTTTGTAAATCCATTTTCCAATCTTTTTTTCAAAATTACAAATTAAAATAACTCCTAAATTGCTTTATGACTATTTTAAAAATAAAGATTATACAACCTAATGAATTAAAAGACATTTTTTAGATAACTTTTGCTCTAAAAACGAACAATAAAAGGCTACCTAAAGTAAGGAAAATACAACCGCTATTCTTCACGCAACAACTCCACTAACTTAGTCAATGTTTTTTGAAAAGCTAAAAGCTCCTCTTGGCTGACAGAAGCATTGGCAAAAGATTCCATAATTTTTTGCGGAATGCAAACGGCTTGTTCTTTGAGTGCTTGCCCACTTGCTGATAAAGTAACCAAAACGGCTCGCTCATCTTTCGAAGAACGTGACCTAGAGAGCAATTCCTTTTGTTCGAGGCGTTTCAAAAGAGGCGTCAACGTATTCGATTCTAAAGCCAAACGAGTGCCTATTTCAGTTACAGTTTGTGCGTCCGTTTCCCATAAAACCAGTAACACTAAATACTGCGGATACGTAATCCCCAGGTCTTCCAAAAAAGGAGTATACAGCTTTGTGGTCAAACGCGAAGCCGCATACAACGGAAAACAAAGTTGGTTCTCGAGATATAACGTGCTAAAATCTTTTTCCATTGTTAGAGGATTTCTTGAAGGTATTTTTCGATGGCTTCAGGGGTTGTAATCGGTGCAAAACGTTGTACAGGACGTCCATTTTTATCGATGACAAATTTAGTGAAATTCCATTTTATTGTACTTCCCAAAATACCTCCTAAACTTGCTTTCAAATACACAAACAAAGGATGCGCTTGGCTTCCATTTACCTCAACTTTCGAAAACATTGGAAAACTAACACCGTAATTGACTTGACAAAAGGTTTCAATTTCTGTCGCACTTCCCTTTTCTTGCTTCCCGAATTGGTTACAAGGAAATCCCAAAATTACCAACCCTTGGCTCTCATATTTTTGATACAACTTTTCAAGACCTTCGTATTGAGGCGTCAATCCACATTGACTAGCGGTGTTGACAACGAGTACTGTTTTTCCTTTATAAGCACTCATTGGAATTCGTTTGCCTTGAATGGATTCAGCTTCAAAATCATAAAAAGACTGTTGCGAAATAGCCTTTCTCTTTTTCAATAAATAAGCCAAAACTCCAGTGGACCAAAGTGCCCAAAGCACTAAAACGGGTTGAAAAAACAAACGAATCAAACGCTTGTTATCGGTATTCAATCCGAAAGAATCGATGCCGTAATAGTATTGTGAAAGATTCCCCGGAAAAATCAAAATAAAGAATATCCCAAGCGCTATTCCAACGTATATTTTTTGACTCACCCAAAAAATAAGTGCCAATCCCAATGCCATCTCGACTATCCCAGAAGACAACACCACAAAATCCATAAAACCAAGGTCTGTTGTAAGCCATTTGGGAACTTGTGCTAAAAATGCCGTTCTGTTAAATGTTAAGTGACTTACACCTGCGTAAGTCATAAATGCGCCCAAAAGAATGCGCATACTGTTTTGAAAGAATGTTGTTTTCATTATTTTATCTTTTACGATTAAATCGTGTGCGATACAAATGTATGCGTTTTTTAAATAAAAAAACACACCCTTTAGAAATAAATACAATGTCAAACTTTTATTGGACAACCCTTTACTGGAAACCACTTTGAAAATGGCACGCAGATGACGCAGATTTAAACAGATTCAATATAAAACAAACCAGCGAAAATTCGTACCATCCGTGTCATCAGCTTTCTAATAATAATAAATTTTATACTTTGGCTTCGACAACTTGTTATTGAAAATACTTTGAAAATGGCACGCAGATGACGCAGATTTAAACAGATTCAATATAAAAACAAACCAGCGAAAATCCGTACCATCCGTGTCATCCGCGTTCTAGTTTTAAATCTTACTGCTTTTTGCGTTTGAGTATTCGTCCTCGCGGTTCATCCGATTCATAAAGTACGATATCCGAATGCAGAAATTCGGCGGCGGCGGCAGAATCCTTGACTTTAACAGCACTTCGGGCAATCATCTCAGCTTCAAAGGGGAGCAAAACACTTTTTCGCAATCCTACTGTCCTCCATTGAGAAGAAGGTTTACAGCCTTTGGTGATGCCACGAGCCAACGCCAAAGCATCCAACAAAGCTTGATTCGCTCCTTGCCCTTTAAACGGACTCATAGGATGTGCAGCATCGCCGATCAAAGTGCTATTTCCTGCGTTCTCAAACTGAGCTGTGGTCAACAAAGTTCTATCATATACGGGATAACCCGATACCTGAGCAGCCGCTGTGGCATCGACTATTTGTGGAATTGGAGAATGCCATTGCGTTCTTCGAGACGCTTCTTCCTTCAAGGCTTGTGCACCTTGTGCGCTTAATTTTTTGGCCTCGGATTCTTCCATCGGGAAACTCAATTGCCACATCACCGAATCTTCTGTAAAAGGCATAATGTAGATACGTTCGTGACCATTCGCCGTCTGAAAAACAGTAGCCGAATCCAACAACTCTGAAGTTAGGGTTGGCAGGGCATCCAAAGGACAAATTCCTAAAATCACAAGACAACCCAAATAACGCAAAGGAGTAACTTCCTCTCCAATCAATTGCTGACGGACGACGCTTCGAATCCCATCGGCACCCACGACCAAATCGGTTGCAATTGTTTTGATTTGCGCACCGACTTGAAAACGCAACTGGATTTTACCCGAAGCTTCCTCTTGAAAATCGAGCAATTGATGTCCCCATTGTATGTTGTCCTTCCCTCCGAGTTGCTCCACTAGTGCCAAACGTAACGCTTGTCGCGCAATATGAATGTTGGAACGTTTGGTGTATTTTTTTTCGGTTGGCTGCACCCATTTTCTCATCCCCCACTCGCCTACAACTGTTCCGTCAGTCTTATGGACCAAATGCCGTGTAGAAACCACGCCTTCGGTCAAAGAAAAAATCCCAAAACCTTCTATGGCTTTACTCGCTTGCTGCAAGGTCAGTCCATAGCCTTGCGAACGGGCCTCAAAGTGGGTGTCACGCTCAAAAAGCGTAAACGGAATGCCGCGATGCAAACAAGCTACAGCCAACGCCACGCCACCAATTCCGCCACCAATAATGGCGATATGGGGATAGTTTTCATAATCTACTACAGGAAAATTTTCTGATGGAAGCAATCCCGAACCACCGCATAACGAACAAGACACCAAAGGGGCTTTAGGCGCTTCAGGCAAAGCCACTTCACCAGCAACCGTGAGTTTGGCTACCAACTGCTGATATTGCAATCGCACTTTTTTACGAAGTCTTTGACTTTTCTTGCCTTGCCCCTGACAGTCTGGACAACTGCTCCAGCAAGGCGTATTCTTTTTATCCATATCCTATTCAACTACTCAACAGTATTGGGTGCAAAAATAGCGATAAAAAACGAGTCGGTTTTTTAGAGTTGCTGTACTACTAGGAAGGGACAAATAAAAAGCAGGAATAGTAAAGTACTGCATCTGATGTTGAGCTGAAGAAGCATTGGCGCCAACAGTAATTTTATTAATAGAAGCAGCACTTCTTTGCGCACCACACGAGTCGTCCCGCTTTACGTTATATCTTGCTTGCCGAACCCCGGCAAGCAAGGATGCCACTGCAATCCTTTAGATTTGCTAAATAAATTTAAAGTACTTTTAATCAACAACCAAACTGACAAAGTGAACCTTCTCTTCGATCAAAGTTAGCTACTTATGCCCCGATTAGGACTTTGTCAGTTTTATTGAATAAAGAAACCTATCTTGATAAATTTATGATGTTTACGAATAAAAATAACTTATGAAAGGCACAACAAACCTTCGTGTAATTCTTATTCGAAGGCTTGTTATGTCTTTTTTTTAAACTAAAAAATAAATGAATTTTTAGTTTGTATATATCATAGTAATCGGGGCTAAGCGAGTACGTTTTGTTTTCATAACCCAATACCAAATTATATAAAAACAAAAAACCACAAAATAGCCCAAGGTAATTTTGTAGTTTTCTTTACCCTTTTGAAGAGGTAATCATTCTAAAGATAGTTATCGTAAAAAGTCGTGAGACTTTTATCGTGTTTACGGACATCGACATAATTTAAAATAGCTCGAAGTCAGAGACGTTCGAGCAGCATACGCAATAAATTTATTTAGAAGTAAGAACACTTCAGGATGTATACAAAGCTATTTAAGTAAATTCAAAAGATTTTATAGAAGGCCTGAGTAAAAATACTTTTCTACTTGAACTTTATCGAAACAATAAAATAATGAGGAATATTAAAATGCTCACCCAATTTTTCAGGTGCAATATCGGATTGTGCGACTTCACAATAAGAACCTGAACCGTCTTTATGTATAGTAGGGGTTATAATTCCAAAAACAGCATTTTTCTTTTGAAAATCAATAGTCACCTCTTTTTTACCTCCAAAAAAGTCTTTTAATGCATATTCATCTGAATCGCTATACAATTTAAAGTAATACTTTTTACTCCCGAACTTCTTTCCTCTTATATAGGTTTTTAATTTTCCATCACTTAGTTTGAAAAAGAAACTTAAAGATTCGCTATTTGACTCAATTTTAAAATAATCACTGTCTGAACTATCAAAAAGAGAACTAGTCCTAATGAGTTTACCATTTTTGAATTCTTCAAGACTCACTTCATAATGCTTTCCTTTTAGCTCTTCACTTGCAAAGTTTAATCGCTCGGTGTAAATTTTCTCAAAATCCATTAAGTTTTGAATTTCTTGGTTTTCACTTCCGTAGCTGTTCGTCATTGTAATGGATTTTTGACTGTAATGCAGCTGCGTTACACTAAACAATAAAAATAGCAGTACTCTTTTTTTCATTTTCTTATTTTAGGTTTCGGGTTAAATTGTTATGGGCACGAGCGGGACGCTCGCGCTAGCGAGGGGGGAAACGCTACTTTCTTAGTAATGCATTCCCTCGAAATGTTTTATACTCTGAAAAAATGGTGATTCCCAGAATTTTCCAATCCATTTTTCCTCTGACTAAGTAGGAACAGTAATTTTTATCTTTTTGTTTGTCGATATCTACGTTTTCAACATTCCAATTTGTACCACTTATAATACCAGACCTATGACAGTTTGCATTTAAGATTATTAATTCAGTTCCTTTTTCACCAACAATTATTGACAATCCAATCTTAGATATTAAATTATCTTCTAATAAAACTTCATGAAAAAATGAATTCCCATTAAAAGTTTTTTTAGGATTTGTCTGGTTTAAAAAATCAATATTCTTATCTGCTAAATTTTTATCATTTGAGTTTGACATAAATGATAACAAACCTAAAACAAAAACTAAGGATGCTAGAAATCCTACTTCCTCTTTAATAAGCTTTACTGATTTAAAACAAATAACAATGAAGTACAAAAGCAGTATTCCATTAAATATCCCCCAAATTAATTCAAACATAATTATATTTTTTAAAATTAT harbors:
- a CDS encoding outer membrane beta-barrel family protein; protein product: MKIKLITFLLLCVVGIGTAQNSGKITGKITEKTSNAPISYAIVSIKDNGKVISGANTDDKGEFTIKNLALKSYTIEIQYIGFRKYIGSAILSENKKEATFKVSLEEEATQLKGVNIVSERSTIEQKIDRKVITVGKDLTTAGASASDIMNNIPSVNVDQDGKLSLRGNENVRVLIDGRPTNIDPAQLLKQIPSTSIKKIELITNPSAKYNPEGMSGIINIILHKNANTGFNGSFSGGITFGETAKYNQSLDMNYKVGKVNFFGNGGRNFGTYFNDGKIARLDQDLVQRLDISNENDSFLYKVGMDYLINDHNTLSFYTTQNKADGTGNVNTNIDYNNGGTIDRILQKSTYEGPNQTGTYNLAYKHIFKKEGHTLDVEANFNDYKETQRASFDTETTTTNNSNSTVFFKDNIKDAQKLSTFNIDYVNPIDEKSTLEAGAEARITRTENNYSTGNPLVAPADQQSNYTYDIDIYSAYATFGQKFKNISYQVGARFESYKVAANLNRGKTTFDDDYITVYPSAYLTYNLNEKNTLQLSYSRRVDRPGLEQTKPIREFATPLVTSFGNPELLPQFTNSIEVNYTKVLTKGSITAGVFVRSINDQISRILYPDENDPSGQRQILTYTNFDNNTASGFEVSANYKITKWWDIQPAIDFSSIKQQGVVFQFNPTTNTSKPLERNVTVSAFNGRLNSNFKANKRLSFLLFGFYRGSVDGLQNNSKEMYKIDSGARYTLLDNKMNISVRFNDMFNTMRYAFDAEYPYPQTGEFTWESQTVYLGVTYGFGGGKNKSLQRKQRDDNTNKGGGGMF
- a CDS encoding type II toxin-antitoxin system RelE/ParE family toxin, which translates into the protein MELKVKWTDFSKNELKNIFEYYKDKASVAIARKLVTGIVNETLRLKLQPTIGQEEELLKNSDKEFRYIVFKNYKIIYFVNSQLNTIEVVDVFDTRQNPIKIKRTK
- a CDS encoding MarR family winged helix-turn-helix transcriptional regulator; this encodes MEKDFSTLYLENQLCFPLYAASRLTTKLYTPFLEDLGITYPQYLVLLVLWETDAQTVTEIGTRLALESNTLTPLLKRLEQKELLSRSRSSKDERAVLVTLSASGQALKEQAVCIPQKIMESFANASVSQEELLAFQKTLTKLVELLREE
- a CDS encoding glutathione peroxidase; the encoded protein is MSQQSFYDFEAESIQGKRIPMSAYKGKTVLVVNTASQCGLTPQYEGLEKLYQKYESQGLVILGFPCNQFGKQEKGSATEIETFCQVNYGVSFPMFSKVEVNGSQAHPLFVYLKASLGGILGSTIKWNFTKFVIDKNGRPVQRFAPITTPEAIEKYLQEIL
- a CDS encoding NAD(P)/FAD-dependent oxidoreductase, coding for MDKKNTPCWSSCPDCQGQGKKSQRLRKKVRLQYQQLVAKLTVAGEVALPEAPKAPLVSCSLCGGSGLLPSENFPVVDYENYPHIAIIGGGIGGVALAVACLHRGIPFTLFERDTHFEARSQGYGLTLQQASKAIEGFGIFSLTEGVVSTRHLVHKTDGTVVGEWGMRKWVQPTEKKYTKRSNIHIARQALRLALVEQLGGKDNIQWGHQLLDFQEEASGKIQLRFQVGAQIKTIATDLVVGADGIRSVVRQQLIGEEVTPLRYLGCLVILGICPLDALPTLTSELLDSATVFQTANGHERIYIMPFTEDSVMWQLSFPMEESEAKKLSAQGAQALKEEASRRTQWHSPIPQIVDATAAAQVSGYPVYDRTLLTTAQFENAGNSTLIGDAAHPMSPFKGQGANQALLDALALARGITKGCKPSSQWRTVGLRKSVLLPFEAEMIARSAVKVKDSAAAAEFLHSDIVLYESDEPRGRILKRKKQ